The Nitrospinota bacterium genome includes the window GGAAAAAATTGTTTAAGATACTCGAAAAAGAAGAATTAGCACCTCAAACCCATATGCTAAGGATAAAAGCCCCTGAAATTACAAAAAAAGCCAAACCTGGTCAATTTGTTGTCTTCTGTATTGATGAAAAAGCAGAAAGAATTCCCATAACCATTGCAGATATTGACAAAAATGAGGGAAGTATAACCGTTTTGGTTCAGGAGGTGGGAGCGAGTACCTTAAGGATAGGAATGTTGAAAAAAGGTGACTCGATTTTAAGCATCGTAGGTCCTTTGGGAGTCCCGACCCATATTGAAGAAAAAATTGGGAATGTAGTCTGCATGGGAGGAGGTTTCGGTATAGCGGCTCTCCATCCTATTGCGAAGAAGTTAAAAGAATTGGGGAATAGTGTCATATCGATTATTGGTGCAAGGAGTAAAAATCTCTTATTAATGGAAAAAGAGATGAAAGAGGCCAGCACCTCGTTGAAAATTTCTACTGATGATGGAAGCTACGGCCAGCATGGTTTTGTAACCGATATTCTGAAGAACCTTATTGAAGAAGGGA containing:
- a CDS encoding sulfide/dihydroorotate dehydrogenase-like FAD/NAD-binding protein, translating into MFKILEKEELAPQTHMLRIKAPEITKKAKPGQFVVFCIDEKAERIPITIADIDKNEGSITVLVQEVGASTLRIGMLKKGDSILSIVGPLGVPTHIEEKIGNVVCMGGGFGIAALHPIAKKLKELGNSVISIIGARSKNLLLMEKEMKEASTSLKISTDDGSYGQHGFVTDILKNLIEEGIKIDRIYAIGPVPMMRAVCNMTKPLKIKTYISLNPIMVDGTGMCGGCRVTVKGETKFACVDGPDFDGHEVDFDELVKRQAVYKKDEEISYKIAKEKHDSLCIKRDKNER